The DNA sequence CAAGTTGCTGATGTGAAGATGACGCATATTCCATTCCGCGGTGGCGCGCTTGCCGTGCAATCAGTCATTGCAGGCGATACCCAGCTGACCTTTGGTACCCCGCCTTCTGTATTGCCTATGGTTCAAGCCGGTCGCTTAAAAGGCTTGGCTATTTCTTCACGCGAGCGCTCACCATTAGCGCCAGGTCTGCCTGGTATGCGAGAAGCAGGGTTGCCGGATTATTCGATCGAGTTTTGGTACGGCTTGTTTGTACCAGCGGGCACACCGCCCGAGATTATTCAGAAGATTTACGATGCAACCCAAGTCGCTCTCAAAAATCCAAACCTAAAGGCTGCACTAGCTCGCGAAGGAACCGATATTTCTACATCAGCTTCTCCGGCCGCATTTGCTAAGTTCTTGGCGGATGATGAGAAGTTTTGGGTGAAGTTAGTTAAAACAACTGAAGTAACGGTTGATTAAAAGTAGTGAGCAGCAAACATTTAAAGGTGGGTCATACAGCCCACCTTTTTTATCGCCCAAAATAGATGACTAAAGACATTTTCGCGCCACACAATTAATTCCCCTAAGGTTGTTAGGTCTTTAATAAGGTCAAAAGTGTTTAATATTTGAATATGAACCAAGATAAACAGATATTCCTAGATAAAAAATTACGACCTTTGCCGCGCTGGATTTTCATGTCCCGCTGGCTGCAGGCTCCCCTCTATTTGGGATTGATTGTTGCCCAGGGTGTGTATGTTTGGCAGTTTTGGATAGAGTTAGTTCATCTCATTACTATGATGGCAGACAAGTCGATGACTGAGACTGCCTTAATGCTGGTGGTATTGGGATTGATCGACGTTGTCATGATCTCTAATCTGTTGGTCATGGTTATCGTTGGTGGCTGGGAAACATTTGTCTCGCGTTTGGAGCTGGAGAATCACCCCGATCAGCCTGAATGGCTTTCACATGTCAATGCAGGTGTTCTCAAAGTAAAGCTGGCAACTGCGATTATTGGCATTTCATCAATTCATTTGCTCAAGACATTTATCAATGCGGCATCCTATGATGAAAAAACCTTGATGTGGCAAACCTTAATTCACATCACCTTTGTGCTATCAGCTGTAGCAATTGCTTATACCGAAAAAATAGTGACGGCAGCGCATAAGCCACACTAACGGCAATAAGGAATGCCCGCTATTTAGCTTCTAAGGCTTTGCGCAGATATTCAGAAACATTGTCTTGACGCAGCATCCATTGCTTGTAGTCGGCAGGCATTTGGCTAATCAGCTCACCTTTATGTTTGCCGTAAGGCATCACCTTCGGAATGCGTGCTTTCTCAGACATTTCCCAAAAAGCATCTAAAGAGACTGGGTGCAACTTATCGATAATTTCTCCAACAATCTTGGAACAAATCCATACATCAGCCAAAGCGCTATGCGCGTTGCGCAATTGATCTCTCGCGGTTGCGCGTTCGAAGTGATAGAGCAGAGCGCTTTGAGTATGGCTATCTAGCTCAGGCCAAAGGCTACGAGCTAGCGCTAGTGTGCAAATTCTTTTAACTTCAGGTTTGCCAATAGCAACCCAATCAAAATCAATGTTATGTCCAATGAGGTACTTAGTGCCAGCTGGTAAGCGAAAAGAACTACTGGCGGGGCAATTGACTAACTCCTCATCCATGATGTGGTGTGTAGCAAGAGCGCCCAAGCTAATCGGCTTGCCTGGGTTATAGCGTTGCACCCAAGGATTACCCACTTCAAATGGATTTAGTGAAGTGACATCAAGTGAAGCAGCTTCAATAATGACAGCATCGTTCTTATCGGTTGCTTCTACATCAAAAATAATGGCTTGGGGCATAAGGGCTTCGTTGTTATTGAATCAACCCATTGTGCCTTGAATGGGTGGATCGATCAAAAAGAGGTTACAAGCTCATTAGTCTGAGTTGCTAACATGGAATTAAGAATCCCTCCAATAAATTGGGTTATGGGCTTAATTAAAATGGGATCCCACCCATTATTTATAAGCCTTCATGCGCTATACCTATCAAAATGATATATTATGGCTACCTATCAATTTGATAGGTAGCGCCCATGCTTAAGATCTCCAAGGCGCAGCTTCAAAAGCATATACGCAAGGCAGCACTACAAACGATGAATGTGACTATCACGCATCATGCGAGTTTGAGAATGCGTGAGCGTCATATTACTAATGCGATGTTGTTTGATGTTTTGAAATGTGGAGTGATTAAGAGGGAGCCAGAGCCAGATATGAGGCATTCTGGTATTAAATGTCAGATGGAGCGGTATAGCGCCGGCATGAATATCGCAGCCATAGTCAATGTAGAGATTCCAT is a window from the Polynucleobacter sp. MWH-Aus1W21 genome containing:
- a CDS encoding TIGR00645 family protein; protein product: MNQDKQIFLDKKLRPLPRWIFMSRWLQAPLYLGLIVAQGVYVWQFWIELVHLITMMADKSMTETALMLVVLGLIDVVMISNLLVMVIVGGWETFVSRLELENHPDQPEWLSHVNAGVLKVKLATAIIGISSIHLLKTFINAASYDEKTLMWQTLIHITFVLSAVAIAYTEKIVTAAHKPH
- a CDS encoding putative quorum-sensing-regulated virulence factor, which produces MPQAIIFDVEATDKNDAVIIEAASLDVTSLNPFEVGNPWVQRYNPGKPISLGALATHHIMDEELVNCPASSSFRLPAGTKYLIGHNIDFDWVAIGKPEVKRICTLALARSLWPELDSHTQSALLYHFERATARDQLRNAHSALADVWICSKIVGEIIDKLHPVSLDAFWEMSEKARIPKVMPYGKHKGELISQMPADYKQWMLRQDNVSEYLRKALEAK
- a CDS encoding DUF4258 domain-containing protein, with the protein product MLKISKAQLQKHIRKAALQTMNVTITHHASLRMRERHITNAMLFDVLKCGVIKREPEPDMRHSGIKCQMERYSAGMNIAAIVNVEIPSEDLIVITVYEIT